The Eubacterium sp. MSJ-33 genomic sequence TCTATTATATTTTCTTTTTCAGCAAAGCACAACCACTTATAGTAAAGTTTTTAAAAATGCAACAAATAATTGCATTTCTTCATCTGTTCCAATACTGATACGCAGATAGTTATCAATACGCGGCTTGTCAAAATACCGGACAAATATTTTATGTTCTCTTGCTTTTTCAAATATCTCTTTTGCCGGAATTGTCTTATGTGACGCAAATACAAAATTAGCACTTGATGGAAGTACCGTAAACCCAAGTTCTTCTATTTCCTTCACAAACCAGGTTCTTGTATCTACTACCTTCTTGACCATCTTCTTGAAATAGTCATCCGCTTTGATTGAGCATGTTCCAAGCTCAATACTGGTCAAATCCATCGTATAAGAATTGTAGGAATATTTTACATCATTTAAATAACCAATCAGCTTTTCATTTCCTATCGCATATCCAATACGAAGTCCTGCCATCGAACGTGATTTCGAGAAAGTACGCACAACAAGCAGATTGTCAAACTCATCAAGAAGAGGCAGTGCTGTCTGTCCGCCGAAGTCCACATATGCCTCATCCACGATCACAATCACATCCGGGTTGTGGCTGACGATATCACGCACGAATTCAACCGGCTCTGCAATTCCGGTCGGTGCATTCGGGTTCGGAAATACAACACCACCATTTTCACCATAATAATCGGATGCATGAATACGGAAGTTCACATCGAGTGGTTTTGTCTCGTACGGAATCCGGAGCATATCTGCCCACACGTCATAAAATGAATATGTAATATCCGGGAAGAAGATTGGCTTTCCCGAATTGAAAAACGTCATAAAGGACATCGCAAGCACATCATCACTTCCAACACCGACAAACACCTGCTTTTTATCCACACCATGATACTGTGCAATCGCCTCAACTAATTTCGTTGCTGCCGGATCCGGATACAGACGCAGATTCGCTAATTCCACCTGCTTATCCAGCACTTCCGGTGCCGGTGGGTATGGATTTTCATTTGTATTCAGCTTGATAATGTCCTGTTCCTTCGGCTGTTCGCCCGGTACATACGGCACAACCTTTCGTATATTTGCTTCCCAGTTTCCCATAAGTCTCGTTCCTCCGTTTTCTAGGCTGTTTGTATTTCCATTTATTTCAGTCTCTTTAAGATTTCAAGAGTATATTCCCACGTTCTCTGCACGCTGTCAACATGCAATCTCTCGTTCGGTGTGTGGATATCATACATCTGCGGGCCATATGATACGCAATCCAGGTCTTTCATCTTATCCATAAATAGACCACATTCCACTCCTGCATGAATCACATCCAGTTTTGGTTTTTCTCCGTATAGT encodes the following:
- the hisC gene encoding histidinol-phosphate transaminase, producing MGNWEANIRKVVPYVPGEQPKEQDIIKLNTNENPYPPAPEVLDKQVELANLRLYPDPAATKLVEAIAQYHGVDKKQVFVGVGSDDVLAMSFMTFFNSGKPIFFPDITYSFYDVWADMLRIPYETKPLDVNFRIHASDYYGENGGVVFPNPNAPTGIAEPVEFVRDIVSHNPDVIVIVDEAYVDFGGQTALPLLDEFDNLLVVRTFSKSRSMAGLRIGYAIGNEKLIGYLNDVKYSYNSYTMDLTSIELGTCSIKADDYFKKMVKKVVDTRTWFVKEIEELGFTVLPSSANFVFASHKTIPAKEIFEKAREHKIFVRYFDKPRIDNYLRISIGTDEEMQLFVAFLKTLL